A region of the Myxococcus stipitatus DSM 14675 genome:
TGGTGGACGAAGCCCACCGACGAGGCGTGCAGGTCGTCGCGCTCGTCGGCACGGCGGCGCACGCGCGCAAGCAAGCCGAGGCCGGCGTCGACGTGGTGGTGGCGGTGGGCACCGAGGCCGGAGGCCACACCGGAGAGATTGGAACGATGGTGCTCGTCCCCGAGGTCGTGGACGCGGTGCACCCCATCCCCGTGCTGGCCGCGGGAGGTATTGGCCGAGGCCGGCAGATCGCGGCGGCGCTCGCGCTGGGCGCGGAGGGCGTGTGGACCGGCTCGCTGTGGCTCGGCGTGGAGGAGGCCCACCTGAATCCCGTGCTCAGGGACAAGCTCCTCGCCGCCACGTCGAGCGACACCGTGCGCTCACGGTCCATGAGCGGCAAGCCCGCGCGCCAACTGAAGACCGCCTGGACCGAGGCCTGGGACGGCGCCGAGTCCCCGGGCCCCTTGCCCATGCCGCTGCAGTTCATGCTCACCGCCGATGCGGTGACGCGGATGCACCACCACGCGGGCACCGCGGGCTCGCGGGCGCATGAGCTGCTCGGGTCCCCTGTCGGGCAGATTGTCGGGAGCCTGCGCGAGGTGCGGCCCGTCCGAGCCGTGCTCGAATCCCTGGAGGCGGAGTTCCGCGAGTCCGTCCTCCGGGTGCTCGAGACGGGGGGCACCGGTGAGCATCACCCCGACTCGGCGAGGCGCGCCGCCACGGGCACGAGGCGCGGCTCCGAGTAGAACTGCCCCGCCCATCTGCGGAACATGCCGATGGGCCCATCTCCGCTCACGAGCAGCGGGGGATGGACGTAGACCTTGTTCTCCCAGATGGGGATGTCCTGCTCGAGCTGCCGCTCGATCTCCGCCATGAAGGCCTGGCCCACGGTGCTCGTGGCGTCCTTGTGCGGCAGCTTCTTCACCAGGAAGGCGAAGCGAACGTCCACGGAGTCCTCGTCGATGGTGGTGACGCTGTTGACGAGGAGCGTCTCGACGATGCCCTTGAAGCGCGTGAGCGTGAAGCCGAAGCCGTGGGCGTCCACCTCGATGGTCCCCTGGGTGCGGCCGAACGGCGTCTTCATCACGATGTTCGAGACGACGTGCAGGACATGCTCCCGCGCATCCGCCAGGGTGACAGGCAGCTCCGCGGTGCCGTGCAGGTAGTGCAGATGCGCCAGGTCCACCGCGTTCTCGGTCATCTCCTGGTTGTGGGTCCGGACCTGCCAGCGGCGAAGCTCGTAGTCCGTCCACTCGGGATGCTGGAACTCGGGGACATGGGGGACCTCCCACGAGGGAGGCCGCTGCGCGCCGTGGTGCCACACCATGATGAGGCCGTTCACCTCGCGCACCGGCCAGGAGCGGAGCCGGGCGCCGGGAGGAATCTTCTGCGCGTAGGGGATGGACGCGCAGCCGCCTTCGCCCTCGAAACGCCAGGCATGGAAGGGACACTGGATGCAGCCGTCCACCACCTTGCCGCCATGTCCCAGATGGGCGCCCAGATGGGGACAGTGCGCATCGAGGACATGGGGCGCGGGGAGCAGCGGGGTTCCTTCGGGGGCCTCGGGACGGAACAGGACCAGGTCCTTGCCGAAGTAACGCAGGGGCATCACCGCGCCCGGCGCCAGCTCGTGGGTGTAGGCGACCTGGAACCAGCCATCGGGATAGCGCGGAAACGGGAACCGGCTGCTCACGTGTCACCTCCCTGGTGGGCGCGTGCGCCCACGGCATGTCTCGCGGCGATGAAGCCAAACGTCATCGCGGCCCCGAGGGTGCTGCCCGCCCCCGGGTAGCCCGCGCCCATCACCGACGCCATCACGTTGCCCGCGGCATAGAGCCCGTCGATGGGTGAACCGTCGACGCGGAGGACACGCGCGTGGGCATCGACTCGCACGCCGCCTTTCGTCCCGAGCGCACCGGCGAAGACCTGCAACGCGTAGAACGGTGGCCGTTCGAGGGGGCCCAGGTTGGGGCTGGGCCGGTGGGCTCGGTCGCCGTGGAAGCGCTCGTAGGCGCTGCCCCCTCGGCGGAACAGCGGGTCCTCTCCCTCGCGAGCGGGCGGGTTGAACTGCTTCACCGTGTCGGCGAGTCCCTCGGGAGAGATGTCGATGCGCCGGGCGAGCTCCTCCAACGAATCGGCTCTCGCGAGCCACGGCGGAGTCGCGCTGCCAGGGAGGAGGCTGCCGAGGGCGTACCTGTCGCGGAAGGACTGGTCGACGATGAGCCAGGCCGGCAGGTTGGGCCGCTCGTAGCCCACGGGGTCGAAGGTGAAGAAGGTCTTCACCAGGTCGTTGTAGTTCTGCGCCTCGTTCGCGAAGCGACGGCCTGCCCGGTTCACCAGCAGCGAGTGAGGGAGACAGCGAGCGGAGAAGTCCGCGCGGCTCAGCGGCTGGCCCTCATAGGACTCGCCGGGGATGGCGAGCGCGGGGCACCACCAGGCCTCGCTCATGTTGCCCAGGTCCGCGCCCAGGGCCATGGCCATCGCGAGGCCGTCGCCCTCATTCGCGGGGGGACTGAGCGGATGGGTGAGCGGGCCCGCGAGAAAGCGCGAGGCCATGGACTTGTTCCACTCGAAGCCGCCGCTGGCCAGGATGACTCCGCGCCGGGCCCTGAGCAGCAAGGACTGCCCTGCCCTCTCCGCGCGCAGGCCCACCACACGCCGCGCCTCGACCAGGAGCTCCCGCCCCGCCACCCCCGGCCGAAGCTCGACACCGCGCTCGAGGAGCGCCTCGAGCAGCCCGCCCACGAGCGCCGCGCCATAGCCCACGAGCCCCTGACGTGCGCGCTCCGCCAGGACGTCGATGGGAAGCTCACGAGGCCGGGTGAAGACGCCCCACTCGGCCGCCTCCGCCACGGTCAGCGCGGCGGTTCCATGAAGCGGACCGCGGCGCAGCGAGTCCTTCCATCCTCTCAAGCGGTTGGCGTCGAAGAGGCCCGGGTCGAGCGAGCGCCCTCCCGTCCTCCCTCCCGCGAATTCAGAGTGATAGTCCGGGTAGACCCCGAGGGGCTCGAGGCGCACGGGAGTGCGCGCTTCCAGGAAGCGGAACATCGCGGGGGCGGTGTCGATGAACGCACCGAGCGGTCCCTCCTCACTCCTCCCATCGGCGAGCTTCCGCACATAGCCGAAGGCCGCGTCTCGCGAGTCGGAGATGCCCAGGCGAGCCATGCGGTGGTTGTTCGGAATCCACACGACGCCCCCGGAGACGGCCGCCGTGCCCCCGAGCTTGTGCGTCTTCTCCACCAAGACCACCCGAGCACCGGCGTCGCTCGCGGTGAGCGCGGCCATGAGGCCCGCCGCCCCCGCGCCCACCACCACCACGTCCGCATCCACCTCCTCCAAGGACACGTTGCACCTCGTGGGCTATGCGCTCATGCCGCCGTCAACCGCCACCGTCGCCCCGTTGATGTACGAGGCGTCATCCGACGCCAGGAAGGCCAGCGTGCCCGCGACCTCTTCGGGCTGCCCGTAGCGCTCCAGCGGAGCGATGCGCGCGAAGGCCGCGGGGTGGACTCCCTCGGGAGGTTGAAAACGGGCCAGGAGCGGCGTCTCGACACCGCCCGGACACAGGCAGTTGATGCGCACGCCCTTGCGCGCGTACTCCACCGCGAGGGCCTTGGTGAGCATCACCACCCCACCCTTCGAGGCGCAGTAGGCCGCGCAGTAGGGATGCGACTTGAGCCCCGCCACCGAGGCCGTGTTGATGATGACCCCACGCGTCTCCAGCAAGGCGGGGAGCGCCCGCTGACACATGAGGAAGGTGCCGGTGAGGTTGACGGCGAGGACCCGGCTCCACTCCTCCAGTGTCACCTCCGCCGTGCGCCGGAACCCACCGATTCCCGCGACGTTGGCCAGCACGTGCAGCGCGCCGCAGCGGCGCAGGATTCCCTCCACCGCCCGGTTGACGGCGTCGGGGTCCGAGACATCACACCAGACGGCGACGGCCTCACCGCCCTGGTCTCGAATCGCGGAGGCCGTCTCGGCGGCGCCTGCTTCGTTCACGTCGACACAGGAGACCCGTCCGCCCTCGGAGGCCAGGCGCATCGCCGCCGCGCGCCCGAGCCCCGAACCGGCCCCTGTTATCAGAATGGACCGCCCCTCGAAGCGCCTCATGGCTAGCGTCCCTTGAACGATGGTTTGCGCTTCTCCACGAAGGCGCGAGGTCCTTCCTTCGCGTCCTCGGTGGAGAGGATGGGCCACCCGATCTCCAGCTCCCTGCGGAGGGCCTCCTCCTCGGGGAGCCCCTCGGTCTCCTGCACGGAGCGCTTGATGGCCTGCACCGCGAGGGGCCCGTTCTCCGCGATGCGCTCCGCCACGCGCCGCGCCTCCAGGAGCGCCTGTCCATCCGGGACGACGCGGCCGATGAGCCCCATCCGAAGCGCCTCGCGCGCGGGGAGCGTGGCCCCCGTCAGGAGCAGCTCCATCGCCTGGGTATAGGGAATCTGCCGACGCAGCCGCACCGTGGAGCCCCCCAACGGGAAGAGCCCCCAGCGGGCCTCGGTGAGCCCCAGCTTCGCGGACTCGCCCGCGATGCGGATGTCCGTCCCCTGGAGGAGCTCCGTTCCTCCCGCCACCGCCACGCCCTCCACGGCGGCGATGAGCGGCTTCACCACTCGGAATCCTCGGAGGAGCGCCTTCCAGTGCAGGTCCTTCTCCGCATGGATCCGCCGCGTCCATTCATCATCGCCATAGCCGCTCGCCATGGCCTTGAGGTCCGAGCCGGAGCAGAAGTTCCCCCCTGCGCCCGTGAGGATGGCCACGCGGATGTCCGGGTCCTCGTTGATGCGTGTCCATGCATCCGCCAGGCGCACCAACATCTGCACCCCCAATGCGTTGCAGACCTCCGGCCGGTTCAGGATGAGGGTGACGACATGACCTTCGCGCTGCACGACGAGGTGCGGGCTATCTGACATCTTCGAGCGCCTCCTCTGCCGAAAGCACAACAGGTCTACACATAACACTCACAGGTCGCCTTGCGACTGCCAACAGGGCCATGCTCTGTTCAATACATGCACAAAACAGAGCTCGCCGACCTCGCAAGCCCAATCACGTACGGCAGGGCTATTCCTCACGAGACTTTTGAACACTTGCGCCGGGAGGCCCCCGTCTACTTCCACCAGGAGCCCGACGGCGGCACCGGGTTCTGGGCCATCACGCGCCACGAAGACATCATCACCATCTCGAGAGACCCGGCGACCTACTCCTCGTACCGAGGGGGGACCTCCATCGAGGACTACTCGCAGGAGGACCTCTCCCTCATCCGGTTCATGATGCTGAACATGGACCCGCCCCAGCACGTGAAGTACCGCCGGCTGGTCAGCTCGGGCTTCACGCCCGTGGCCATCACCTACCTGGAACCCCGTATCCGGGCGGTCACGAAAGAGATTCTCGACAAGGTGGTCCACGAGCGGGAGTTCGACTTCGTGACCTCCATCGCCGCGGAACTGCCGCTTCAAGTGATTGCCGAGCTCGTGGGAATCCCTCGCGAGGAGCGGCACCAGCTCTTCGCCTGGTCCAACCGGCTCATCGACTATGACGACTCGGGGCGGGCCCGCTCGTTCGACGACGCCAAGATGGCCGCCATGGAGATGTGGCAGTACGCCAATCAGCTGGCGGCGCGGAACCAGGGACGCGAGGGGAAGGACCTGGTCTCCGTCCTGATGAACGCGGAGGTGGATGGAGAGAAGCTCAACGAGGCCGAGTTCGACGCCTTCTTCCTCCTGCTCATCGTGGCGGGGAACGAGACGACGCGGAACCTCATCTCCGGGGGCATGCTGGCGCTGATGGAGCACCCGGAGGAGCTCGCGAGGCTGCGCGCGAATCCGGCGCTGCTGCCCACCGCCGTGGAGGAGATGCTCCGGTGGGTCTCTCCCGTGGTGTGCTTCCGGCGCACCGTGACTCGCGACACCGTGCTGCGCGGGCAGCAGCTTCGCGAGGGCGACAAGGTGGTGCTGTTCTACCCTTCCGCCAACCGGGACGAGAGCGTCTTCGAGAACCCCGGCCGCTTCGACATCTCCCGCTTCCCGAACGAGCACATCGCCTTCGGCATCGGCCAGCACTACTGCCTGGGCACGAGCCTGGCGCGGCTGGAGATTCGCGTGATGTTCGAGGAGTTGCTGAAGCGCCTCGACGGGCTGGAGCTCGCGGGCCCCGTGGAGCGCCGACGCTCCAAGCTGGTCAATGCCATCCGAGCCATGCCGGTGCGGCGGCCTCCCAGCAGTCGGCCTCGGGAGGGGGCTCGAGAGAATCAGGAGGGCACCGCGTGCGAGCCATCGATGCGTGGGTGAGCGTGAACATGGGCTCGGGGCAGCGCCCGGACTTCCTCGTGCGCGTCGCCGAGGACTACTTCAAGCGCGCCGAGCACATCTTCCGCGACATCTCCCAGGCGGAGCTGCTCGATCTGATGGAGCGCTCGGGCGTCCAGAAGGCCATCCTGACGGTTGACGCGGTGGCGCCCCAGAGAGAGGTGCTCGCGTTCGCGGAGGCGCGGCCTGACCGCTTCGCCCTCTCCGCGTATGTGGATCCTCGACGGGGGATGACCGCGCTGCGGGAGCTGGAGCAGCTGGCTCGGAACAGCCCGCTCGTGCTGGCGCGCGCGGTGCCGTTCATGATTGGCCTGCCGGCGGATGATCGCGCCTACTACCCGCTCTACACGCGCTGCATCGACCTGGGGTTGCCCATCTCCGTCAACACGGGCATCCCCGGCCCACCGATGCCGGGCCGATGCCAGGACCCCATGAACCTGGACGAGGTCTGTTACTTCTTCCCCGAGCTCAAGCTCATCATGGCGCACGGGGCGGACCCGTGGTGGGCGGTCGCCATCCGCCTGATGATCAAGTACCCGAACCTGTACTTGATGACCTCCGCGTTCGCGCCGGCGTACCTGCCCGCGGAGCTCATCCACTTCATGAACACGCGGGGGCGGGACAAGGTCCTGTACGCGAGCAACCACCCGGTGCTCCCGATGGAGCGGTGCCTGCGAGAAGCGCAGGAGCTGGACCTGCGTGAGGGGGTGCTCGACCGCTACCTGTATGGGAACGCGCACCACCTCTTCTTCGAGGGCCGGTCATGAGCAGCGCGGACTCGGACGAGCGCTTCCGCGAGTCCGTGCGCTGCTGGCTGGAGGAGAGCTGTCCGCCTTCGATGCGGACTCCGATGGGCGGCGAGGAGGACGAGGTCTGGGGTGGGTCGCGGGGGGGGTTCGCGAGTCCGGACCAGCGGCTGTGGTTGGAGCGGATGGCCTCGCGGGGATTCACCGCGCCGACCTGGCCCGTGGAGTATGGCGGCGCGGGACTGGCTCCGGCACGGGCGGGGATTCTGGAGGAGGAGCTGCGGCGCCTGGGCTGCCGCCCTCCCCTGCACAGCTTGGGGCTGTGGATGCTGGGCCCCGTGCTTCTGCGGTTTGGCAGCGAGGAGCAGAAGCGTCGGCATCTTCCTCCGATTGCTCGGGGAGCGGTGCGCTGGTGTCAGGGGTACAGCGAACCCGAGGCGGGCTCTGACCTGGCGGGCGTGAAGACTCGCGCCGTGCTCGAGGGAGACCACTACGTGGTCTCGGGTCAGAAGCTCTGGACGTCGCACGCGGCGGTGTCGGATGGGATGTTCTGTCTGGTGCGCACGGGTGCGGACTCGTCGCGGCATGAAGGGCTTGGGTTCCTGCTGGTGGACCTGTCCAGTCCCGGCGTGGACGTGCGGCCCATCCGGCTCATCAGCGGTGAGTCCCCGTTCTGCGAGACCTTCTTCGACGACGTCCGAGTCCCCGTGGAGAACCTGGTGGGCCAGCCGGGTCAGGGCTGGAAGATCGCCATGAGCCTGCTCGAGTTCGAGCGTGCGTGGATATCGCGGCTCGGTGATGCGGACTTCGCGCGGGAGGAGCCATTGGAGGTGCTGGCTCGACGGTATCTCGGCGAGGAATGTGGGCGGTTGAGTGACGCGGTCCTGCGGGACCGGATTGCCCAGCTGGACATGGACCGCCTCTGCAACGCGAGTGCGGTCCGTCATGCCGTGGAGGCCCTGGAGGCAGGCCGAGGACTGGGGCCCGAGAGCTCCGCGCTCAAGCTCCAGGCGATGGAGCTCCGGCAACGGTGGCGGGAGTTGAAGGTCGAGCTCGCGGGCTTCCAGGGCTTGGGCTGGGAGGGGCCGGGGTTCTCAGCCGAGGAGCTCCGACTCACTCGCGACTGGCTGCGGTCGCGGGCCAACTCCATCGAGGGCGGGACGAGCGAAATCCATCTCAACATCATCGCCAAGCGTGTGCTTGGCCTTCCGGACTGACACGGACCGACCATGGGCCTCCTCGAGACGACGGAGCAGGAGTCCCTCCGCGAGACAGCGCGGCGATTCGTGCACGAGCGGATGCCTCTGTCCCACGTGAGGCAGCTCCGTGACAGCGGGGCTCCGGATGGGTTGTCGCGCGAGACCTGGCGAGAGCTGGCTGGCCTGGGACTGGCGGGCATCATGATTCCCGTGAGTCATGGAGGCATGGGGCTCGGATGGACGGAGCTGGGACTCGTGCTGGAGGAATGCGGACGCACCCTGGCGCCAACCCCGATGATGTCCACGGTGGTCCTCGGGAGCACGGCGCTCACACTGGGCGGTACAGCGTCGCAGCTGGGAGACTGGCTGCGCCCTATCGCCTCGGGGGAGAAGCTCCTGGCCCTGGCGCACGATGAAGGCACCCGGCATGCCCCGTATGGCGTCGGAACTCGGGCCAGCCTGGGCTCGGACGGGTATCGGATCCAGGGTGAGAAGGCACTGGTGCTGGACGGGCATCTGGCGGATGCCCTCATCGTGGTGGCGCGAACCTCGGGCTCCTCTGGAGAGAGGGAGGGGCTGACACTCTTCCTCGTCCCAGCACAATCCCATGGGCTTCATGTGACACGCACCTTGCTCGTGGACAGCCGGAATGCGGCACGAGTCCGCCTCGACGAAGTGCTCGCGAGGCCCGAAGACATCCTAGGCACGCTGGACCGAGGCGCGGAGGTGCTGGACCCGCTGCTCGACCGGGCCCGGGTGGCGCTGAGCGCGGAGATGCTGGGGGGCCTCGTGGAGGCTTTCGAGAGCACCCTCACCCAGCTCAAGTCACGCAAGCAGTTCGGTGTGGCCATCGGCTCGTTTCAAGCACTGAAGCACCGGGTCGCGCGGCTGCACTGTGAGGTGTCGCTCACGCGGGCCATCATCACCGAGGCACTGCACGCCATCGATGAAGACAGGTCAAACGTGCCGCTGCTGGCGAGTGCCGCCAAGGCCAGGGCCTCGGACACCTTCCTCCACGTGGCCAACGAGGCCATCCAACTGCATGGCGGAATGGGTGTCACCGACGCCTGCGACATCGGCCTCTTCCTGAAGCGGGCACGCGTCGCGGCGATGACCTTCGGCGATGGACACTTCCACCGCGACCACTTCGCCCGGCTTCGTGGCTACTGAGAACAAACTCCTCAGGAGATGGGGCGGTCGAGGGTGGCCTGGTCGAACCACACGTCATCCACCTCGCCATCGGTCAGGAAGCGCCACCCGGGTGGAAGGGCCAGGTAGGGCAACACGAGGGGGCACCACTCCTCCAGGTGCTCGACGTGCAGAGCCTGGAAGAAGTCCACGTCAGTACTGAGCTCCCCCTCTCCCGCCCAGAAGAACCAGCCGACGCCTCCGGGTTGGGTGACGTATCGCACGCCGTAGATCGGCATGTCCCCGGACCTCAGGTTTCGCGCGACCGCCACTCGCGTGCCGGCTGGGAGGGGCGAGAACTCCGCGCCGGCTCGTTGACAGAGACTCTGCTGTGCTTCATTCAGCGTCATGGGAGGACGGCGTCGTGAACCTGCGTGATACCCGCACTCATAGGTTCCGACGCGTCTTCGCGCAAGCAAGGGAGCATGAGGATGAACGACGCACAGAAGCCTCCCTTCACACAGGGCCCCGCGAGAACTCCACGAGGCCCCGCGCGGTCTTCAACTCAGCGGGGGTCCCCCCTCAACAGGCCGAGGTCCGTGGTGGGGATCTCATAGTCATACCCATAGAGATTCTGGTTGTACGTATGGAGCGAGCCGATATCCCAGTTGGTGCACGTGAGCCCCATGTCCGTGTACCCGGAGCGGCATTGGGAGTGGCAGGTGGTGCCATCATCCCGGTCTCCCATCTTGCACTGGCTGCGGGTCCACGTCGGGGTGTCCGCGGACCAGCTGGCCGCATTCATCGTGCAGGTGGGGGCCTTCTGGGTCGGGTGGTTGTCCACGCCGTTGCCACCGTTCGGCCCCCATTTCGCGAACCGGCCATGCCAGTCCGCCTCCATCCACGACTCCTGGCCAACCTCGAGCCGCACCAGCTTCAACCACGAATCCAGCCGGGTTCCCGTCGTGTTGTTCCGGTACTCCTCCATGGGCAGACAGTTGTCGATGGACCCACCGCTCCCGCCCTGATTCTGGAACGCCGCATGCGAGTTCTTTCCCACATAGACCACGGGGTGTGAGCCATTCTCCAGCTCGAAGCCTCCGCGCGCCGCGAGCCGCGTGTAATCCTTGCCATGCATCGTGAAGGTGACTGCCGCGATGGATGACCGATCCTCGCTCAGCGTGACGACGACATTCTCCCAGTCCCCGTGATGTGAGCCATTGCCAAATGAGTCACAGACTCGCTGGTAGCCATAGAACCACCAGTACTTGATGCGCACCTGGTCCCCACACTGAATCTCCTGGAAGTACGTGGGCAGCGTACCCGTGCCCAGGGTGGAGACATCCACGTTCTCCATACCCGCCGAGGGAGTCGAAGCGCGGATGACCGTCTCGTAATACGTCTGCGCCGACATGGGATAGCCATGCCCCTCTCCGTCGAAGCGGAGCCGGGGCGCGAACTTCATGACGACAGGCTCGCAATAGAACACCGGGTAGTCCGCATTGTAGGTCCCGAGGACCTGCGTCTTGGAGAAGCCGCTCGGACACGACCGGCCGCCCGTCACGGGATTCGAACCCTGCTGCCCGTCCACGTAACCCCAGGCACCCGCGAAGGGGTACGGGGGCGTCGTTCCGGCCACGTGGGGCTTGTAGCAGACATGCATGTCATAGTCGGTGCCATACACCCCCAGGATACGCTGGTCCGTGTAGCCCGGCGCACAGGAGGCCGTCTGGGTGATGGGATTACCCACCAGCTTGCCTTCGGAGTAGCCCCACATGCCGCCGAAGTCGTAGAGCGGCTCGCGGCCAAACCGGTACGGCCGGGAGCAGACGAACGCCGCCCAGTCCACGTTGGACGTCCCCAGAATCTTCGTCGTCGTATACCCGGCCGGGCACGACGCGCCCCCCGTCGCGGGGTTGGGCACGAGCACACCCCCGTTGATGTATCCGAACGCACCGCCGAAGTCCCAGCGCGGCGCGGGGGAGATGCAATAGAACACGGCGTAGTCGACACCCGAGGTGCCCAGGACCTTGGCGGTCGTGAAGCCCGCGGGACATGAACCGGAACCCGTCGCTGGATTCGGGACCTCACGCGTGTCGACATAGCCCCACGCGCCTCCAAAGTAATACGCCGGAGCGGTCCCCGCAGCGTGAGGCTTGTAGCAAGTGTGCAGCTCGCGGTCCGTCCCCGTCTTCCCGAGGATTCGCTGGTCCGTGTAGCCTTTCGGGCACGCCCCCTGCCGGGTGATGGGATTGACGGCCAGCTTGTCGTCGACGTAACCCCACATGCCGCCAAAGTCATAGAGCGGCTCGACGCCGGACTGGGTCGGACGCGAGCAGATGAACGCGGCCCAATCCACCCCCGAGGTCCCCAACACCTTCGTCGCCGAGTACCCCGCCGGACACGACGCGCCACCCGTCGCGGGATTCGGCGCGAGCACGCCACCGTCGATGTAGCCGAAGGCACCGCCGTAGTCCCGCCCCAGGAGAGGGTCGAGATTCCGCTCGGCGACCGCGAGCGGTTCGACCTCCTCTTCTATCGTGCCAGCGCAACCAGCGACAAGTCCTGCCGCGAGCAGACAACACCCAACACCGAGAAGGCGTAACAGACGCATGATTTCCATCCGAGGGGGAATGGGCTGACACCGGCCTGAGGAACCCGAGCAACAGCCGAGGTTCACTGCAGGCAGCGTGCCGCACACACACCTCGCATGGGCTGGGTTGGGATTGTCTCTGCGGGCGCTCGCGAATCATCCCGCGACGAGCCGTGCAACGCGTTCAGCAAGAACGAGCGCGCGTTCCGAGGGGACGCTTCACGTCTTCCCGCCCCCCCCAGACACACAAGACGCCGGCGATTCCA
Encoded here:
- a CDS encoding nitronate monooxygenase; amino-acid sequence: MRTRLCELFGIDVPVFAFSYRREVVAAVSRAGGMGVLGALQFSPEQLEEELCWLDAHVEGRPYGVDVVMPTRYEGAERGGLSKDALELLIPEGHRRYVEEVLARYEVPGLPPEVLSHESLLGWSEAAGRSQVAVALQHPIRLIANALGTPPRDVVDEAHRRGVQVVALVGTAAHARKQAEAGVDVVVAVGTEAGGHTGEIGTMVLVPEVVDAVHPIPVLAAGGIGRGRQIAAALALGAEGVWTGSLWLGVEEAHLNPVLRDKLLAATSSDTVRSRSMSGKPARQLKTAWTEAWDGAESPGPLPMPLQFMLTADAVTRMHHHAGTAGSRAHELLGSPVGQIVGSLREVRPVRAVLESLEAEFRESVLRVLETGGTGEHHPDSARRAATGTRRGSE
- a CDS encoding Rieske 2Fe-2S domain-containing protein — protein: MSSRFPFPRYPDGWFQVAYTHELAPGAVMPLRYFGKDLVLFRPEAPEGTPLLPAPHVLDAHCPHLGAHLGHGGKVVDGCIQCPFHAWRFEGEGGCASIPYAQKIPPGARLRSWPVREVNGLIMVWHHGAQRPPSWEVPHVPEFQHPEWTDYELRRWQVRTHNQEMTENAVDLAHLHYLHGTAELPVTLADAREHVLHVVSNIVMKTPFGRTQGTIEVDAHGFGFTLTRFKGIVETLLVNSVTTIDEDSVDVRFAFLVKKLPHKDATSTVGQAFMAEIERQLEQDIPIWENKVYVHPPLLVSGDGPIGMFRRWAGQFYSEPRLVPVAARLAESG
- a CDS encoding FAD-dependent oxidoreductase, with protein sequence MSLEEVDADVVVVGAGAAGLMAALTASDAGARVVLVEKTHKLGGTAAVSGGVVWIPNNHRMARLGISDSRDAAFGYVRKLADGRSEEGPLGAFIDTAPAMFRFLEARTPVRLEPLGVYPDYHSEFAGGRTGGRSLDPGLFDANRLRGWKDSLRRGPLHGTAALTVAEAAEWGVFTRPRELPIDVLAERARQGLVGYGAALVGGLLEALLERGVELRPGVAGRELLVEARRVVGLRAERAGQSLLLRARRGVILASGGFEWNKSMASRFLAGPLTHPLSPPANEGDGLAMAMALGADLGNMSEAWWCPALAIPGESYEGQPLSRADFSARCLPHSLLVNRAGRRFANEAQNYNDLVKTFFTFDPVGYERPNLPAWLIVDQSFRDRYALGSLLPGSATPPWLARADSLEELARRIDISPEGLADTVKQFNPPAREGEDPLFRRGGSAYERFHGDRAHRPSPNLGPLERPPFYALQVFAGALGTKGGVRVDAHARVLRVDGSPIDGLYAAGNVMASVMGAGYPGAGSTLGAAMTFGFIAARHAVGARAHQGGDT
- a CDS encoding SDR family NAD(P)-dependent oxidoreductase, yielding MRRFEGRSILITGAGSGLGRAAAMRLASEGGRVSCVDVNEAGAAETASAIRDQGGEAVAVWCDVSDPDAVNRAVEGILRRCGALHVLANVAGIGGFRRTAEVTLEEWSRVLAVNLTGTFLMCQRALPALLETRGVIINTASVAGLKSHPYCAAYCASKGGVVMLTKALAVEYARKGVRINCLCPGGVETPLLARFQPPEGVHPAAFARIAPLERYGQPEEVAGTLAFLASDDASYINGATVAVDGGMSA
- a CDS encoding crotonase/enoyl-CoA hydratase family protein, with amino-acid sequence MSDSPHLVVQREGHVVTLILNRPEVCNALGVQMLVRLADAWTRINEDPDIRVAILTGAGGNFCSGSDLKAMASGYGDDEWTRRIHAEKDLHWKALLRGFRVVKPLIAAVEGVAVAGGTELLQGTDIRIAGESAKLGLTEARWGLFPLGGSTVRLRRQIPYTQAMELLLTGATLPAREALRMGLIGRVVPDGQALLEARRVAERIAENGPLAVQAIKRSVQETEGLPEEEALRRELEIGWPILSTEDAKEGPRAFVEKRKPSFKGR
- a CDS encoding cytochrome P450; translation: MRREAPVYFHQEPDGGTGFWAITRHEDIITISRDPATYSSYRGGTSIEDYSQEDLSLIRFMMLNMDPPQHVKYRRLVSSGFTPVAITYLEPRIRAVTKEILDKVVHEREFDFVTSIAAELPLQVIAELVGIPREERHQLFAWSNRLIDYDDSGRARSFDDAKMAAMEMWQYANQLAARNQGREGKDLVSVLMNAEVDGEKLNEAEFDAFFLLLIVAGNETTRNLISGGMLALMEHPEELARLRANPALLPTAVEEMLRWVSPVVCFRRTVTRDTVLRGQQLREGDKVVLFYPSANRDESVFENPGRFDISRFPNEHIAFGIGQHYCLGTSLARLEIRVMFEELLKRLDGLELAGPVERRRSKLVNAIRAMPVRRPPSSRPREGARENQEGTACEPSMRG
- a CDS encoding amidohydrolase family protein, translating into MRAIDAWVSVNMGSGQRPDFLVRVAEDYFKRAEHIFRDISQAELLDLMERSGVQKAILTVDAVAPQREVLAFAEARPDRFALSAYVDPRRGMTALRELEQLARNSPLVLARAVPFMIGLPADDRAYYPLYTRCIDLGLPISVNTGIPGPPMPGRCQDPMNLDEVCYFFPELKLIMAHGADPWWAVAIRLMIKYPNLYLMTSAFAPAYLPAELIHFMNTRGRDKVLYASNHPVLPMERCLREAQELDLREGVLDRYLYGNAHHLFFEGRS
- a CDS encoding acyl-CoA dehydrogenase family protein: MSSADSDERFRESVRCWLEESCPPSMRTPMGGEEDEVWGGSRGGFASPDQRLWLERMASRGFTAPTWPVEYGGAGLAPARAGILEEELRRLGCRPPLHSLGLWMLGPVLLRFGSEEQKRRHLPPIARGAVRWCQGYSEPEAGSDLAGVKTRAVLEGDHYVVSGQKLWTSHAAVSDGMFCLVRTGADSSRHEGLGFLLVDLSSPGVDVRPIRLISGESPFCETFFDDVRVPVENLVGQPGQGWKIAMSLLEFERAWISRLGDADFAREEPLEVLARRYLGEECGRLSDAVLRDRIAQLDMDRLCNASAVRHAVEALEAGRGLGPESSALKLQAMELRQRWRELKVELAGFQGLGWEGPGFSAEELRLTRDWLRSRANSIEGGTSEIHLNIIAKRVLGLPD
- a CDS encoding acyl-CoA dehydrogenase family protein; translated protein: MGLLETTEQESLRETARRFVHERMPLSHVRQLRDSGAPDGLSRETWRELAGLGLAGIMIPVSHGGMGLGWTELGLVLEECGRTLAPTPMMSTVVLGSTALTLGGTASQLGDWLRPIASGEKLLALAHDEGTRHAPYGVGTRASLGSDGYRIQGEKALVLDGHLADALIVVARTSGSSGEREGLTLFLVPAQSHGLHVTRTLLVDSRNAARVRLDEVLARPEDILGTLDRGAEVLDPLLDRARVALSAEMLGGLVEAFESTLTQLKSRKQFGVAIGSFQALKHRVARLHCEVSLTRAIITEALHAIDEDRSNVPLLASAAKARASDTFLHVANEAIQLHGGMGVTDACDIGLFLKRARVAAMTFGDGHFHRDHFARLRGY